From the Polaribacter huanghezhanensis genome, the window TACACCTAATATATAATCTCCGTCTGGACTCCAATCTGCAGAAAAATGCTTTTGATTGTTATCTTTAGTTAGCTGTGTTTCTTCATTTGTATTTAAATCTCGAATCCACAAGTTATCTGAACCACTTTTATCAGAAATAAAAACAATCGAATTTCCGTCTGGACTGTATCTTGGATGCACATCATACGCCATTCCTTTGGTAATTTTTGTTGCTTTTCCTCCAGAAATAGGAATTGTATAGATATCTCCCATCATATCGAACATAATTTCTTTTCCGTTGGGATGCACATCTAAAGACATCCAAGTTCCTTCTTGGGTATTGAATGATAATTTTCTTTCAGGTTCAAGCGGCAATTCTTTTGTTGCTACTTTGGTTGAATCTTTTTTCTGATCAACCTTTTCTTGTGCGACAAGTGTTGTTGCTAAAAACGTTAAAACAAGAAAGAGCTTGGTAAATAGTTTGGTTTTCATTTGGTGATTGGTTAAAGTTAAAATGGTCAATAAATATACATAAATTATTTTTTGTTCTTGTTTTAATTTAACAATCAAACATTTAAAACATTTTTTATAATTTAGAGCAAAATAATTTACAATGCACTACAAAGCCAACACAGTTGATGAATACATCAACCAATTACCAGAAGACTGTAAAGTCGTTTTAACAAAGCTAAGAAAAGTAATCAATCAAAATTTACCAAAAGGTTTTGTAGAGGAAATCAATTATAATATGCCCGGTTATGTAGTGCCGCATTCTTTATATCCAAAAGGATATCATTGTAATACAACGTTACCGTTACCTTTTTTAAACATTGCTTCTCAGAAAAATTTTGTGGTGTTGTATCATATGGGATTGTACGCAAATCCAGAAATATGCGCATGGTTTACTTCTGAATACCCAAAACATTGCAAGCGCAAATTAGATATGGGAAAAAGCTGTGTTCGTTTTAAGAAAATGGACGATATTCCGTATGAATTAATTGGCGAATTGGTGCGAAAAATGACACCGCAACAATGGATTGAAATGTATGAGTCAAAATTAAAAAATTGAAAGATTGGAAACTGATAATTGTCAACTGTTAATTGACAACTGATAACGTTCGGTGATTTTTTTAATACTTTTTATAGATTTTTGAATCCAATCAGCATACAAAGTTTCTTTTTCTTTTTCAGATAATTTCCAATCGATTTCTGATGCTCTCAATCTTGTAGTAACATCTTGTAAAATAATGGCTGCAGCAACAGAAATATTTAAACTTTCTGTAAAACCTACCATCGGAATTTTTAAAAATCCGTCTGCTTGATTCATTGTATGTTCAGAAACGCCTTCTTTTTCTACTCCAAAAACAAAAGCCGATTTTTTTGTGATGTCAAATTCGTGTAAAACACAAGAATCATTATGTGGCGTTGTTGCAATAATTTGATACCCATCACTCCGCAACGCATCCAAACAATCTTGTGTGTTTGTTGCAGATTGATTGTATTTTTTAATGTCCAACCATTTTTGTGATCCTTTAGCAACATGACGCGAAACTTTACTCGAATATTTATTCTGAATGATATGCACATCTTGTAGTCCGAAAATATCACAACTTCGAATAACCGCACTCGAATTATGTGGCTGAAAAATATCTTCTAAAACCACGGTAAAATGTCGTGTTCTATTTTCTAATACTTTACTAAATGTTTCTTTTCGTTTTTCACTTACAAAATCTTCTAGAAAGTGTAAAAACTTAGTATCAATCATATTTTAAAAATCCTTTTTACAAACATACTATAAAAATCCTGTCAGTTCGCATGAATTATATTCATAAAATGATAATGGTTTATTTGTATGTCCGTTCGAGCGGAGTCGAGAACTACTTTTTACCTCTCGACTCCGCTCGAGGAGACATTTTACTTATCATTCCTATAAGAAAGGAAAATTCAAACAAAATAATCAATGATTTTAAAAATCATATTTTAGCTTAAAATTTATGTTAGGTGAAAAATGTAGTGGTATTAACTGGCGCAGGAATTAGTGCAGAAAGCGGACTTAAAACCTTTAGAGATGCTGATGGTTTGTGGGAAGGACACGACATTATTGAAGTTGCTTCTCCGCAAGGTTTTTACAGCAATCCAGCATTGGTATTGGATTTTTACAATCAGCGCAGAAAACAATTACTTTCTGTACAACCCAACAAAGCACATTTAAATCTTAAAAAATTAGAACAAAATTTTAACGTAACTATCATCACTCAAAATGTAGATGATTTGCACGAACGAGCAAAAAGTACAAACATCATTCATTTACATGGCGAATTATTAAAAGTACGAAGTACTAAAAATCCAAATTTAATTTATAACTGGAATAACGATTTAGTTTTGGGTGATTTGTGTGAAGAAAAATCGCAATTAAGACCGCATATTGTTTGGTTTAGAGAAGAAGTTCCGTTCTTAGAAAAAGCAGCAGAAATCACTTTACAAGCAGATATTTTGGTAATTATCGGAACTTCAATGCAAGTATATCCAGCGGCAAGTTTAATCAATTATACAAAACCAAATATTCCTATTTATTTTATTGACCCAAAACCGTCAATATCAGAAAATCAATACAACAATCTTACTGTTATTAAAGATGTTGCGAGTTCTGGAACAGAAAAGTTGTTAAAATTACTTCGAGATTAACCGATTAAAGTATTCAAACAATTCGCCTTTAGCAATAGCACTTCCCTTTTCAATCAAATCAAAGATTTCTAAATTTCGTTCTGATGTGTATTTTTTTGTTCCGTTAAAATACTCAACAGCATCATCCGTTGGATTTGATAATAACCACTCAAATCCTTCTTGTTCTAAAAGATTGATGTCTTTATTTATTTTTACAAAAATTCTATGAATCTCGGTTGAATCACATTTAAACAAGTTAACGCTTTGCTTAGAAAAGTGTTCTAAATAGTTGGTCTTTGTTAACACATCGTCCCAAACTACATCAGAAAAAACATTCATTTCATCTTCTGCAACTTGTGGTTTTTCTTTTTTTAACTGATTCCATTCTTTTACATCGATACTTTGAGTTGCTAAAAAAAGTGCAAATTCTTCGTGTAAAGATTCAAATTGTTCTTTGGTAAGCTGTCTGTATTTCATTATACGTTTGAAAGTTTATTAGGTTTAGTATCTAGACTCCGTTCGATATGATATTAAAATAAAAAAACCTATCAAAGTAAATTGATAGGTTTTAAATATATTATAAAGATTGTTTACTCTGCAGCTATAACGTCAAAAGTAATATCAGCAATTACTGCTCTGTGTAATCTTACAGATGCTTCGTATTTACCTAATCTTTTCACTGATCCACCAACAACTTTGATAAACTTTCTGTCTATTTCAGTTCCTGCTTTTGCAATTGCTTCAGCAACATCTGCATTGTTTACAGAACCAAATAATTTGTCTCCAGAACCAACTTTAGATGTAATCTTAATTTCTAATCCTTTAATTGTATCTGCTATTTTAGTAGCATCTTCAATTATCTTAGCTTCTTTAAAAGCACGTTGCTTTACTGTTTCTGCTAATACTTTTTTTGCAGAAGAAGTCGCCAATATTGCATGTCCTTGTGGGATTAAAAAGTTTCTACCATAACCGTTCTTTACAGTTACAACATCATCTTTAAAACCTACATTTTCTACGTCTTGTTTTAATATTAATTCCATAATGCTTCTTCTTTTTTATTTTAACATATCTCCAACATACGGCATTAAAGCTAAATGACGAGAACGTTTGATAGCTTGTGCAACTTTACGCTGATATTTTAATGATGTTCCTGTTAAACGTCTAGGTAAAATTTTACCTTGCTCATTTACTAAATACATTAAGAAGTCTGCATCTTTATAATCGATGTACTTCATACCGTTTTTCTTAAAACGACAGTATTTAGCTTCTTTTTTAGTTTCAATGTCAAGCGGAGTTAAGTATCTTACTTCTCCCTGCTTATTTCCTTTTGCTTGTTGTTCTATAGATGACATATCTCTTATTTTTTAGCAGATTTTGCACGTGCACTTCTCTTTTCAGCCCAAGCCGCAGCATGTTTATCTAATTTAACAGTTAAATAACGCATAACGCTATCATCTCTTCTAAACTCAAGTTCGTATGAAGAAATTTCTTCTCCAGCCATTTTGAATTCTAATAAGTGGTAAAATCCACTTTTCTTTTTTTGAATTGGATACGCTAATTTTTTTAAGCCCCAATCTTCCTTTGAAATCATTTCGGCACCTTTAGAAACCAAATAGTCATTAAACTTTTGTACTGTTTCCTTTATCTGAGTATCAGATAAAACGGGATTCAAAATGAAAACAGTTTCGTAATGATTCATAAGTAATTGTTTTATAATTATTTTAAGGCTGCAAATGTAAGAATTTTTATTGAAAAATAACACACAATAAATGATTAAAAAATTGAAAGGTTTGAAAAGGCAAAAGGGAAAAGGCAAATGGTAATTGATAATTGATAATTGATAAAATTAAAGATGAACTACCAAATACTAACAACCAAACATTTTTCACTAAGTTTGTGTACATCAATTTAAAATATGCAAATCCCAGAGCTCCCTAATCTAATTCATTACGCAATTCCTGTTTTTATTGCCACCGTTATCATAGAAGTTATTTTAACTGTGAAGGTTAAAATGAAAGAATATGAATACAAAGATGCCGCTACTTCTATTGCAATGGGATTAGGAAATGTTGCCATTGGTTTGATTAGTAAAACCCTGATTTTGGCTATTTTTTATTTGGTGTATAACACCTTTCATCTTTTTGAGATTCCGTTTGTTTGGTGGTCTTGGATCTTGATTTTATTTGCTGAAGATTTAGTGTATTATTGGTTTCATAGAATTAGCCATGAAAATCGTTTTTTTTGGGCGAGTCATATTGTGCATCATTCTTCACAGAAATACAATTTAAGTACTGCTTTACGACAAACTTGGACAGGAAGTTTTACCTCTTTTATCTTTTGGATTCCGTTAGTTTTAGTTGGGTTTCATCCCGTAATGATTTTGGTGCAAATGTCGATTAGCTTGTTGTATCAATATTGGATTCACACAGAATTGATTGATAAATTACCAAAATGGGTTGAGTTTATTTTCAATACTCCGAGTCATCATAGAGTGCATCATGCTACAAATCCGCAGTATTTAGATAGAAATCATGCCGGAATTTTTATCATTTGGGATCGTATTTTTGGATCCTTTGAACCAGAAGTAGAAAAACCAGTTTATGGATTGACCACAAACATCCATACTTTTAATCCGCTTAAAGTTGCTTTTTTAGAATGGTTTGGCTTGTTTAAAGATGTATTTACTTCCAAAACATCCGTCTTTAACAAACTAAAATACTTCTTAAAACCTCCTGGCTGGAAACATGACGGAACAGGAATATTAGCTACTGACATGCGCAAAGAATGGGAAAAGAAACAGCGAAAATAAATGCCACGAATTCACGAACTCTTTTATAGAAACTAAATGTCACATCGAGCGGAGTCGAGATGCAATTATTAGTCAAACTTTTATGAGTTCTCGACTCCGCTCGAACGGACAAAAAAATTACAATTCGTGCATTCGTGGCAAAATTAATTAATTAAAATCAAAACGAACTCCCATCGAAATGTTTCTAACATCCGTATTTTTAAACAACGGATTCATATCATATTTTACATAAAAACCTGTGCTTTTATATGCTAAATACGCACTTACACCATAGTTGAAAATATTCATATTAAAGTTGTCCTTTTGCAACTCCTCTACTTTAGTTCCATTGATATCTGTATATTCAATATATTGGCGAGTTCCTAATTTGAATCCCGCAAAAGCACCAATTCCTAAGCGTACGGATTGATTGGTTCTGTCTCTTTTATGGCCATCAGAATATTCTCCATTTCTAGAAAAATCCCATTCAACGTGTACCGGAAAGTTCATTTGAACATGACGCAACCTATTTTCTGATAAGTTTTCTGGATGTACAACTAAATCGGTCATTTTACCATTTACAACATGATATTTATTGTCTTCTGCTCGTAGATTATTCCATAAAAAAGACAACCCATATTTTAAATACAATTTAGAAGCTTCTTTATCAAAACGCGTTTTCCACGTAAAACCTACTTCGTAAAAATGCGATTGCCAAAACTGATAATTTGAGGTTTCTAAAGAAGATAATTTATGATCTACCAGTACATTATTTACACCCATTGCAAATACAAACTGAGTTGTTGTACTTCTATTTCTTTTGCCTTTACTTTCCCATCTTGTTTTTCTTTCTCTCCAACGATTATTTCTTCTAGAGTAGTAATCTTCGTTGTCGTTTACACGAATTCTAAAGGTTTTGCTTCCTATGGTAAAAGTATCTTCGTCGTCATTAAAATCGGCGTCTTTTTGAGTGTCTTTAATTTTTCCGTTTGCTTTGTCTTGTACCAAGGTTTGTAGCTTTTTTTCTTCTATAGCAACTTTATCTGAAATCACTTTTGCATGAAAATCTGCAGCTTCTTTCTTTAGTTTTTGCGCTTGTTCTGATGTAATTTCTTTGTGCTCTAATTGCAGGTTTATTTTTTCTACTTTTTCTTTTAAAGCAGCTTTTTCTGTTTTGGTAATTAACTCAATTCTATCTGATATTTTTTTTACCTCGTCTTCAAAATTTTTCTCTTGAGAAAAAGCAATCGTTGTACAAAACAACACTAGCATGAATAGTATTTTTTTCATTTTATTATCTTTTTAAAGTATTCTATGTTTAATTATTTCTGTTAGCAATAGCTTCTGCTAATCCTGTTATTTTACCCTTTACAACTTGCATAAAACTCTTTTTAAAAGTTTCTTCATCAATCGTTTTTTCTACGCTTGTTAATAAAGTAGCAGCATCTATTTTTAAGTTTGTTTTATTCAATTCTTTCTGAATGTTTTTCAACACATCATTTCTATCAATATTGTGTTTTTTGTAATATTCGTTGATGTCTTTATCCGGATTTGTAACCGCATACAACAACGCATCACTATTGATTTTTATCGTACTTTTCTGAAGAAATTTCTTTGTTTCTGTCGGAATTGTAATTGTTGTTTCTGTAACTTTCGTTTCGGTTTGATCTACATATTTCAACAACGAATTGCTATCAATTATAATTCTCTTTTGTTTTTTTACATCAATCTTATTATCAGCAATTACAATCGGATTTTCTTCAATAATTTTAGCTTGTTTAATTTGAGTTTTTCTCTTTGTAACAATTGACTTTTTTGGTTGTAGCTTCCCTTCTACTTCATCCGTTTTTACAATTACAGTTTCTGTTTTAATTGTATTCTCAATGGTTGGTTTTACAAATTTTGTAGTATCAATAATGGGAGATGCAACTATAACGTTTGGCGTAATCGGTTTAACAACATCATCAGTATTCATAAAAAAAGCTACTGAAACTACTAGTAGAATTGACGCAGCGTAACCAGCATATAAAAACCAATTTTTACGTTTCTTTTCTTGCGCAAAATCTAATTGATTACTCAATCTTTCCCAAGAAGAATTTGATGGCTTAATTGTTCTCGATTTTAAAGAATCTCTAACAATTTTATCGATATTATTTGTCTCCATTTGCTGTTTTATTCATTCTAACATATTGTGCTTGCAACCATTTTCTCGCTTTAAATAACTGCGATTTTGAGGTGCTTTCAGTAATGTTTAATTCTTTGGCAATTTCGGCGTGTTTATACCCTTCAATTGCATATAAATTAAACACCATTTTATAACCTGTTGGCAATTCATCAATTAACTTCTGAATGTCTTGTAATTCTGTGGTTTCTAAACTATCTATAGCTTGTTTATGAAACACATATTCTTCATCCGATAATTGTACAGGATTCTTTTTTCGCAAATACGAAATACATGTATTTACCATAATTCTTCGAATCCATCCTTCAAAACTTCCTTCGTTTTTAAATTGAGGAAGATGTGTAAAAACTTTTAAAAATCCGGATAACATTAAATCCTCTGCATGATGCAAATCTTTTACATATTGTCTGCAAACACCCAACATTTTAGGAGAATACAACTCGAACAACTCTTGTTGTGCTTCCCTTTTTTGTTTGATGGCATCAGCAATTAACTGATTTGTTTGGTTATGCAATGGTATAATTTTCAATCCGGTTTGATGATTTTTAAACGCCTTACAAATATATAGACTACAGAAGTTCTAAAATGGTTGCTTGCGGTTATTAAAAAAAATGTTTTTTTGAATAAAACTATACTAAAGACGTTCTTAATCCTTATTTGTAACAATTAAAAAATCAATATAAAATAGTTCTCGACTCCACTCGAACTGACAACTGACAACTGTTCACTGATAATTATATCATGAGATTCCTCAATCGTGCCTCATTTCGGAATGACAACTGACAACTGTTCACTGTTCACTGTTCACTGATAATTGTTCACCAAAAAACAAATTCCAGTAAGTAGAACGTTCGATTCTGTAAAGCAAATTGTATCAATGGAATTTACTGAATAAAAATACTTTTCTTTAGCCGAAAGTTGTTCTGTAAAAAGAAGATGTAAGATTTCATATGAGTTAAAAATCAGTAAATCACACAAGATTTCTTTGTGATTCGTAAGCATTTCTGTTAACGTTGGAAAACCTAAGTTTTTATAAGCAATCAATTCCTCTAAATCCATAACGTCATCATCTTCAATTTCGGCTGCTCTAAACTCCTTAAAATAGGTTTCAATTGAAGTAATAAAAGAAGAAATCTCAATTTCTAATTGATACGTAATTTTTTCGTGGTTTTCCCATCTTTGAAACTGACCAAAATTCAAATCTGGAACTTGAAAAAGTTCTTTAGATATAGGTTTATTTTGAATTTTAATTTTCATCTTTTAAAAGATAATTGTTAACTGATTATTATATTATGAGATTCCTCAATCGTGCCTCATTTCGGAATGACAACTGATAACTGATACCTGTTCACTGATAACTGACAACTGTTCACTGTCATTTCGACGATAGGAGAAATCTCATGAAACAAGTGCTAAACATAAGATTCCTCAATCATGCCTCATTTCGGAATGACAACTGCTAACTAATAATTGATCACTGTTCACTGATCACTGTTCACTGCTAACTGTTCACTGATAACTGACAACTGTTCACTGTCATTTCGACGACAGGAGAAATCTCATGAAACAAGTACTAAACATGAGATTCCTCAATCATGCCTCATTTCGGAATGACAACTGTTCACTGTTCACTGTTCACTGATAACTGTTAACCGAATTACTGCGCATCCACATCTACAATAAACCGAATCGGTCTAAAGTCTTTTACCGATTGAAACGTATTTTTAATTTTATCTAACTGTTTCTTCGTTTCTGCTAAGTTTTGTTTTGGCGGAATCTTAATCGTTAAGTTTTTAATGTATTGATTCCGAACTCTAGAAACTACTGGTGCAGTTGGACCTAAAACATGTTCTCTAAATACATTTTGCAAGGCTTTTGCCAACCAATTAACTCCGCTGTCAACTTTGATATAATCTTTGTGTTTTAAGGTGATTTTTATCAATCTGTAATACGGCGAATACTGATATTGCCAGCGTTCTTGCAATTGTTCTTTATACATTTCTGCATAATTTGTGGTAGAAACTTGTTGCAATATTTGATGATATGGATTAAAGGTTTGTATCGCTACATTTCCTTGTTTTTTGGATCTTCCTGCGCGTCCAGAAACTTGAACCATCATATCGTAACTGCGTTCGTGCGCTCTAAAATCTGGAAAATTCAACATATTATCAGCATTTAAAATTCCGACTAATGACACGTTTTCAAAATCCAATCCTTTAGACAACATTTGCGTTCCTACTAAAACATCAATTTCTTGTGCTTCAAAAGCGCCAATTATTTTTTGATATCCGTGTTTTCCACGCGTGGTGTCTAAATCCATTCTTCCAATTTTATATGTCGGAAAAATTTCTTTCAATTCTAATTCAATTTGCTCTGTACCAAAACCTTTGGTATCTAATGTATTACTTCCACAAGCCGCACAATTGTTTGGCATGGCCCGTTGATAATTGCAATAATGACATTTTAATTCGTTTCTGTATTTGTGATATGTTAAACTCACATCACAATTTGGACATTGCGGTGCAATACCACAAGTGGTACATTCTACAACTGGCGAAAATCCACGTCGATTTTGGAATAAAATAACTTGTTCTTTATTTTCTAAAGCTTCAGTAATTAATGTGATTAAACGATCAGAAAAATGACCGTTCATTTGTTTTTTATGATGCTTTTCTTTGATGTTTATCAACTCTATTTTGGGCAATTGTACATTTCCAAATCTGCGATTTAATTCCACCAAACCATATTTTCCATTTTGCGTATTAAAATAACTTTCTAAAGACGGAGTTGCAGAACCCAATAAGATTTTCGCTTTGTGTTGATGCGCCAACACAACTGCTGTATCGCGTGCGTGATAACGTGGTGAAGGTTCAAATTGTTTATACGAAGTTTCGTGTTCTTCATCAACAATGATTAAACCTAAATTAGAAAATGGTAAAAAAACCGAAGATCGTGCGCCTAAAATAATTTGCGCTTTTTGTTTATTTTCCAACACATTATTCCACACTTCAACGCGTTCATTCATTGAATATTTTGAATGAAATACCGAAATTTGATTTCCGAAATAAGCTTCTAATCGCGTAATAATTTGAGTTGTCAAAGCAATTTCTGGCAACAAAAACAAAATCTGTTTTCCTGAGTTTAAATTGTCTTCAATCAGTTTTGTATAGACTTCTGTCTTACCAGAACTTGTAATTCCGTGCAACAAAACCACTTCTTTTTCTTCAAAAGCAGTTTTAATTTCTGACAAAGCATTTTCTTGAAATTCGTTTAGGTTTTTTAAATCGTTTGTAGCTCCTTTAAAATTGATTCTGTCAGTCTGAATTTCATACAATTCAAAAACACCTTTATCCGCCAAGGCTTTAATTATGGCTGCGGAAACTCCAATTTTTGTTTCTAACTCTTTGGCTTTTATTGGTTTTTTATCTGCGGATAATTGAAAGTATCCTAAGACCGCTTCTCGTTGTTTTTTTGCTCTGTTTAATTCTAGTAATAAATTTTGTAACGACTCATCAGAAGTATATTGCGAATGTAAACGAACATATTTTACCATTTTGGGTTTGTACTGTTCGTAAATTTCTTCTTGAATAGAAACCGCTTTTTTCTGAATCAATTCATTGATAATTGGCAATACTTTTTTCTTTCCTAAAATATCAGCAACTTGATGAATGGTTAATTGTGATTGATGTTGCAAGGCTTCAAAAATCAAAAATTCATCATCAGTCAATTCAGTTTCTTCAGTAAATGCATCGTTCTTTAAAACAATGGTTTCGCTTTCTAATAAAAATGCTGATGGCAGCGCAGCGCGATATACATCACCCAAAGAACACATATAATAACTAGCAATCCATTGCCAATTTTGCAATTGAATTTCGGTTACAATTGGTTTCTCATCCAAGATTTGCAAAATTTCAATCGCTTCATATAATGCTGGTTTATTTTCATGAATTTTTAAAACCAGCGCCGTGTACATTTTTGTGTTTCCGAAAGAAACCGCAACACGCATTCCTTTTTGCAGGAATTCAGCTTCTGCTTCCGTCACCGAATAGGTAAAGGTTTTCTGAATCGGAATTGGTAATATGACGTCTATGAAATTCGCGGTCACTTCGAGTGGTTTTACAATTGATAATGAGTAAAATTGTATCGAGAAGTCGTGTTTATAAAAGTTCTCGATACAATTCCGATAAAAAAATCGGAATCACTCGAACTGACAATCGTCAAAATTACTACAAATCAAAACTACGTAAATTTACCTACATAATAAATAGATTTCAAAAGAAGAATTTATCAAAAATAGATTCGTTTAATTTTTTTAAAAAGTGTTTATTTGTAAGATGAACCAAATTATTTCTAATTATGAACAAGAAATAGAAAGTACGGAATACAAAGTCTGTTCTTATAAAATCGATGGCATCAAAATCATTGAAAGAACTGCTTAAATTACTCCGAAAAAAATGGGTCAATTTGTAACTTGCTGGAAACGAAATTACAGAACCACACAAACATTCTGATGCGATTAACTAATGTTTACCCACAATCCGCTAGTTTTTTGATGTTGTGTATAGGTTTTTAGAGTCACGTTGTTTTCTGGTTTTGATAAAGTTGCATCATCCGTTAATAAATCGATGGCAGCATTTCTGGCAGTAACTAAAATGGATGTGTCTTTTACAATATCAGCAATTTTTAAATTCAACACACCACTTTGTTGTGTTCCCATAATATTTCCTGGTCCACGTAGTTTTAAATCAACTTCTGCAATTTTAAATCCGTCTGAAGTTTCTACCATGGTTTTTAAACGTGTTTTTGCATCCGCAGATAATTTAACATCCGATAGTAAAATACAATAACTTTGATCTGCTCCTCGCCCAACGCGTCCACGTAGTTGATGCAATTGACTCAATCCAAAACGCTCAGAACTTTCAACCACCATAACACTTGCATTTGGAACGTTTACGCCGACTTCAATTACAGTTGTTGCTACCATAATTTGCGTTTCTCCTTTTACAAAGCGTTGCATTTCGTATTCTTTATCAGCTGGTTTCATTTTTCCGTGTACAATACTAATTTGATATTGTGGCATTGGAAAATCTCTAGAAATACTTTCGTAACCGTCCATCAAATCTTTATAATCCATTGCTTCAGATTCCTGAATTAAAGGATATACAACATATACTTGTCTTCCTTTTGCAATTTCATCTTTTAAAAATTTAAAAACTGCCAATCTATTACTATCAAATCTGTGAACCGTTTTTACTTCTTTTCTTCCTGGTGGCATTTCATCAATTACAGAAATATCTAAATCACCATACACCGACATTGCCAGAGTTCTCGGAATTGGTGTTGCTGTCATTACCAAAACATGTGGCGGTAATTGGTTTTTTTTCCACATTTTAGAACGTTGTGCCACGCCAAAACGGTGTTGTTCATCAATAATGGCAATTCCTAAATTCTTAAAAATTACTTTATCTTCTAACAACGCGTGCGTCCCTATTAATATATCTAAAGTTTCGTCTTCTAATTGTTGATGGATTTCTCGGCGTTTTTTTGCTTTTACAGAACCTGTTAATAGTGCTACCTTTATAGTACTCTTTTTTAACAACTCAACGATTGCATTATAATGTTGTGTAGCTAATATTTCTGTTGGCGCCATTAAAGACGCTTGGAATCCGTTATCAATGGCCAACAACATGGTTAATAACGCAACAATTGTTTTTCCTGAGCCCACATCGCCTTGCAACAATCTGTTCATATGAATTCCCGTTGCCAAATCTTTACGGATTTCTTTCAACACACGTTTTTGCGCATTGGTTAAATCAAAGGGTAAATTGTTGTTGTAAAAATCAGTAAACTTTTCTCCGACGTTTTCAAAAACATACCCTTTTAATTTTGATTTTCTAATGATTTTCTTTCGGATGAGCTGTAATTGTATAAAAAACAACTCTTCAAACTTTAATCGATATTGTGCTTTTGCCAGGTTTT encodes:
- a CDS encoding sterol desaturase family protein; this translates as MQIPELPNLIHYAIPVFIATVIIEVILTVKVKMKEYEYKDAATSIAMGLGNVAIGLISKTLILAIFYLVYNTFHLFEIPFVWWSWILILFAEDLVYYWFHRISHENRFFWASHIVHHSSQKYNLSTALRQTWTGSFTSFIFWIPLVLVGFHPVMILVQMSISLLYQYWIHTELIDKLPKWVEFIFNTPSHHRVHHATNPQYLDRNHAGIFIIWDRIFGSFEPEVEKPVYGLTTNIHTFNPLKVAFLEWFGLFKDVFTSKTSVFNKLKYFLKPPGWKHDGTGILATDMRKEWEKKQRK
- the rpsR gene encoding 30S ribosomal protein S18, which produces MSSIEQQAKGNKQGEVRYLTPLDIETKKEAKYCRFKKNGMKYIDYKDADFLMYLVNEQGKILPRRLTGTSLKYQRKVAQAIKRSRHLALMPYVGDMLK
- a CDS encoding SIR2 family NAD-dependent protein deacylase, which gives rise to MKNVVVLTGAGISAESGLKTFRDADGLWEGHDIIEVASPQGFYSNPALVLDFYNQRRKQLLSVQPNKAHLNLKKLEQNFNVTIITQNVDDLHERAKSTNIIHLHGELLKVRSTKNPNLIYNWNNDLVLGDLCEEKSQLRPHIVWFREEVPFLEKAAEITLQADILVIIGTSMQVYPAASLINYTKPNIPIYFIDPKPSISENQYNNLTVIKDVASSGTEKLLKLLRD
- a CDS encoding DUF1801 domain-containing protein, which produces MHYKANTVDEYINQLPEDCKVVLTKLRKVINQNLPKGFVEEINYNMPGYVVPHSLYPKGYHCNTTLPLPFLNIASQKNFVVLYHMGLYANPEICAWFTSEYPKHCKRKLDMGKSCVRFKKMDDIPYELIGELVRKMTPQQWIEMYESKLKN
- a CDS encoding TrmH family RNA methyltransferase, encoding MIDTKFLHFLEDFVSEKRKETFSKVLENRTRHFTVVLEDIFQPHNSSAVIRSCDIFGLQDVHIIQNKYSSKVSRHVAKGSQKWLDIKKYNQSATNTQDCLDALRSDGYQIIATTPHNDSCVLHEFDITKKSAFVFGVEKEGVSEHTMNQADGFLKIPMVGFTESLNISVAAAIILQDVTTRLRASEIDWKLSEKEKETLYADWIQKSIKSIKKITERYQLSINS
- a CDS encoding RNA polymerase sigma factor — protein: MKIIPLHNQTNQLIADAIKQKREAQQELFELYSPKMLGVCRQYVKDLHHAEDLMLSGFLKVFTHLPQFKNEGSFEGWIRRIMVNTCISYLRKKNPVQLSDEEYVFHKQAIDSLETTELQDIQKLIDELPTGYKMVFNLYAIEGYKHAEIAKELNITESTSKSQLFKARKWLQAQYVRMNKTANGDK
- the rplI gene encoding 50S ribosomal protein L9, encoding MELILKQDVENVGFKDDVVTVKNGYGRNFLIPQGHAILATSSAKKVLAETVKQRAFKEAKIIEDATKIADTIKGLEIKITSKVGSGDKLFGSVNNADVAEAIAKAGTEIDRKFIKVVGGSVKRLGKYEASVRLHRAVIADITFDVIAAE
- a CDS encoding DUF6495 family protein, whose amino-acid sequence is MKYRQLTKEQFESLHEEFALFLATQSIDVKEWNQLKKEKPQVAEDEMNVFSDVVWDDVLTKTNYLEHFSKQSVNLFKCDSTEIHRIFVKINKDINLLEQEGFEWLLSNPTDDAVEYFNGTKKYTSERNLEIFDLIEKGSAIAKGELFEYFNRLISK
- the rpsF gene encoding 30S ribosomal protein S6; translation: MNHYETVFILNPVLSDTQIKETVQKFNDYLVSKGAEMISKEDWGLKKLAYPIQKKKSGFYHLLEFKMAGEEISSYELEFRRDDSVMRYLTVKLDKHAAAWAEKRSARAKSAKK